The genomic interval CATCGCCAGAGCACCGCATCAGGCTCCGGATACCGCAGCATGCGGGATAACGCCTCATCCGCGCGGTCGAATGTGCCGCTCCGAATGTAGGTTACCGCTGCGACACGCCAGTAGGCCGCATCATCCGACGGCTCGATTTTTCCCACCCATTCCCGCGCGGTTTCAAAATCCTCCCCCATAATAGCGGCCTGTACACAGTAAAGGGCGGTTTTCCGGTCCGGCGAATTCTCCATCAGTATTTTCGCCTGCGCCACTGCCTCTTCAAAATGACCGGCCGCCAGCTGAGCCGACAGATGCATGCGCCGCACGTTCATATCCTCCGGATCAGCCAGAACAGCAGCCTCCAGCCGGGCCATCTGAAGATTTCCGTTATTTTCCGATCCGGCCGCGCGGCTCTGCCACCATTTTACCTCCAGCGGCTCCTGGAGCAGCATCGCATCGGTTGCACGGACCAGCGCCGCCTGATCTTCGGCTTCCACCGCCTGCTGAATATCCATTTCCCGGATATAGCGGGAAGCGGGAAAACGCATCAGACCCCAACGTATAAGTTCCTGAACCAGCCGGGGATCCCCGCTTTGCGAAGCAAGACTGAGATAGGATTCCAGTGCTGCCTGATCACAGGAGGACAAATCAATATGCCGGCCGAACAGCTGCAGCGCTTCGTCACTCTGCTCCAGCTCCACCAGACAGACCGCCAGTGCCAGACCGAACTGCGAATCGGGATTGCGCTGATAGGCCTCACGAAGAGCGGCTTCGGCGTCGACCGGTCTGCCCTGTGCCAGGTAAACCTGACCCAATGCGTTATACCACAGTGCATTTCTATCGCCGTTAAAGGTTTCCAAAGCCGTCTCCGCACTCTTCCAGTCCCGGGCCTCCAACGCCAACTGCACCTGTTCAAGGGTTTTCCCAAGCTCCGGAGAGATCGAAGGCATAGCCGCGGATACAGAAGTA from Verrucomicrobia bacterium S94 carries:
- a CDS encoding tetratricopeptide repeat protein, whose product is MDSAGGKIMKRNVDMTCFFKCNVLAFWCSCGLYVFLLCTSVSAAMPSISPELGKTLEQVQLALEARDWKSAETALETFNGDRNALWYNALGQVYLAQGRPVDAEAALREAYQRNPDSQFGLALAVCLVELEQSDEALQLFGRHIDLSSCDQAALESYLSLASQSGDPRLVQELIRWGLMRFPASRYIREMDIQQAVEAEDQAALVRATDAMLLQEPLEVKWWQSRAAGSENNGNLQMARLEAAVLADPEDMNVRRMHLSAQLAAGHFEEAVAQAKILMENSPDRKTALYCVQAAIMGEDFETAREWVGKIEPSDDAAYWRVAAVTYIRSGTFDRADEALSRMLRYPEPDAVLWRWAARNAMDAESSFAEKWLLQGMTLDPEYRTPIALDYAHWLIREARMKEAAEVLKTYLEKHPADPTAQALLKLTED